A section of the Myxocyprinus asiaticus isolate MX2 ecotype Aquarium Trade chromosome 40, UBuf_Myxa_2, whole genome shotgun sequence genome encodes:
- the clk4b gene encoding dual specificity protein kinase CLK4b isoform X1, with amino-acid sequence MLRSKRMRSPNGWIAEYSWEERVEVHKRPRCSSQSGEKESQPGRHHHYKTYERCHISTKRLEWCERRAREASPEHGDNAGQMEQVKETEREKNGYHYSKSSGRSGRSRHSSRERQRSRHHSPCSDSRSHRRKRTKSIEDDEEGHLVYHNGDMLRTRYEIVGTLGEGAFGKVVECLDRSKGGARVALKIIKNIERYREAAMTEVDVLERINSLDGDKKFACVRMLDWFDHHGHICIVFELLGLSTYDFLKENGFMPFSVDQIRCMADQIFKAIRFLHQNKLTHTDLKPENILFVDSTYDMDYNSKMKRDERTLKRLDVKVVDFGNATYDHEHHTSVVSTRHYRAPEVILELGWNQSCDVWSLGCILIEFYLGLTLFQTHDSKEHLAMMERVLGPIPTHLLQKTRKRRYVHHDKLDWDELSSAGRYVRKHCKPLRQYMSSKTPEHELLFDLLQKMMEYDSSKRITLEQAIGHPFFNPLRKVRRN; translated from the exons ATGCTACGATCTAAGCGGATGCGCTCGCCGAATGGCTGGATTGCGGAGTATAGCTGGGAGGAGAGAGTGGAGGTGCACAAGAGGCCGAGGTGCAGCTCCCAGAGCGGGGAAAAAGAGAGTCAGCCTGGACGGCATCATCACTACAAAACTTACGAGAG GTGTCATATAAGCACAAAGAGGCTGGAGTGGTGTGAGCGCAGGGCCAGAGAGGCCAGTCCGGAGCATGGCGATAATGCTGGCCAAATGGAGCAGGTCAAAGAGACCGAGAGGGAGAAGAATGGTTACCACTACAGCAAGTCATCCGGACGCAGTGGGAGGAGTCGGCACAGCAGTAGAGAACGCCAGCGATCACGCCATCACAGCCCCTGCTCAGACTCG AGAAGTCATCGCAGGAAAAGAACCAAGAGTATTGAGGATGATGAGGAGGGTCACCTGGTCTATCACAATGGAGACATGCTAAGAACAAGAT ATGAGATTGTAGGCACCCTGGGCGAAGGAGCCTTTGGAAAAGTGGTGGAGTGCCTTGACCGTTCAAA AGGTGGTGCAAGAGTGGCCCTGAAGATCATCAAAAATATTGAGCGCTATCGGGAGGCAGCCATGACAGAAGTAGATGTGCTTGAGCGGATAAACTCGCTTGATGGCGATAAGAAATT TGCCTGTGTTCGGATGCTGGATTGGTTTGATCACCATGGTCACATCTGCATAGTATTTGAGCTGCTGGGACTGagcacatatgactttcttaaagAGAATGGATTCATGCCCTTCTCAGTGGACCAGATCAGATGCATGGCAGATCAGATCTTTAAAGCTATACGCT TTCTGCATCAAAATAAACTGACGCACACTGACCTTAAGCCTGAAAATATTCTCTTTGTGGACTCCACGTATGACATGGATTATAACTCCAAGATG AAACGAGATGAGAGGACCTTGAAGAGGTTGGATGTCAAAGTGGTAGACTTTGGTAATGCTACATATGACCACGAGCATCACACCTCTGTGGTGTCAACTCGCCACTACAGAGCCCCCGAAGTTATTTTAG AACTGGGCTGGAACCAGTCATGTGATGTGTGGAGTTTGGGCTGTATTCTGATTGAGTTCTATCTAGGATTAACATTGTTTCAG ACTCATGACAGTAAGGAGCATCTTGCCATGATGGAGAGGGTTCTAGGCCCCATTCCTACTCACTTACTCCAGAAAACCAG GAAGCGACGCTATGTGCATCATGATAAACTGGACTGGGATGAACTCAGCTCGGCTGGGAGATACGTGAGGAAACACTGTAAACCTCTAAGG CAATACATGTCCTC